The Falco naumanni isolate bFalNau1 chromosome 1, bFalNau1.pat, whole genome shotgun sequence genome window below encodes:
- the COPRS gene encoding coordinator of PRMT5 and differentiation stimulator isoform X2, producing MAAVIESASFDEEQLSNKRETMTWKPRKECPLKNIPSILDSESEESEFSDTSHNENVSGSPVDCAHIHPDLEDLDGEVSGMPEAVTFPELQTATVYEVEDWDKELEESESNPYDAGDLHCGSFQESNLLASYSWREDSFYNPGCHHAACLVFTPPVRMTETGQFDDADE from the exons ATGGCTGCTGTCATTGAGTCTGCAAGCTTTGATGAGGAACAGCTGTCTAATAAGAGAGAAACTATGACCTGGAAGCCCAGAAAAG AATGTCCACTGAAGAATATTCCAAGCATTCTTGATAGTGAATCTGAAGAAAGTGAATTTTCTGATACCTCTCACAATGAAAATGTCAGTGGTTCTCCTGTTGACTGTGCTCATATACATCCTGACCTGGAAGATTTGGATGGTGAAGTCTCTGGTATGCCTGAGGCTGTAACTTTTCCAGAGCTGCAAACTGCTACTGTGTATGAGGTGGAGGACTGGGATAAAGAATTAGAGGAGTCTGAAAGTAATCCTTATG ATGCTGGTGATCTCCACTGTGGAAGCTTTCAGGAAAGTAATCTTTTGGCCTCATACTCATGGCGAGAGGATTCGTTTTACAACCCAGGCTGTCACCATGCAGCTTGCCTTGTTTTTACGCCACCAGTTAGAATGACTGAGACTGGCCAGTTTGATGATGCTGATGAATGA
- the COPRS gene encoding coordinator of PRMT5 and differentiation stimulator isoform X1, with product MARLLAPPPRQVMAAVIESASFDEEQLSNKRETMTWKPRKECPLKNIPSILDSESEESEFSDTSHNENVSGSPVDCAHIHPDLEDLDGEVSGMPEAVTFPELQTATVYEVEDWDKELEESESNPYDAGDLHCGSFQESNLLASYSWREDSFYNPGCHHAACLVFTPPVRMTETGQFDDADE from the exons ATGGCGCGGCTGCTGGCACCGCCGCCGCGGCAG GTGATGGCTGCTGTCATTGAGTCTGCAAGCTTTGATGAGGAACAGCTGTCTAATAAGAGAGAAACTATGACCTGGAAGCCCAGAAAAG AATGTCCACTGAAGAATATTCCAAGCATTCTTGATAGTGAATCTGAAGAAAGTGAATTTTCTGATACCTCTCACAATGAAAATGTCAGTGGTTCTCCTGTTGACTGTGCTCATATACATCCTGACCTGGAAGATTTGGATGGTGAAGTCTCTGGTATGCCTGAGGCTGTAACTTTTCCAGAGCTGCAAACTGCTACTGTGTATGAGGTGGAGGACTGGGATAAAGAATTAGAGGAGTCTGAAAGTAATCCTTATG ATGCTGGTGATCTCCACTGTGGAAGCTTTCAGGAAAGTAATCTTTTGGCCTCATACTCATGGCGAGAGGATTCGTTTTACAACCCAGGCTGTCACCATGCAGCTTGCCTTGTTTTTACGCCACCAGTTAGAATGACTGAGACTGGCCAGTTTGATGATGCTGATGAATGA
- the UTP6 gene encoding U3 small nucleolar RNA-associated protein 6 homolog: MAERIEQRLEDRIPELEQLERVGLFTRREIRAVLRKASALEYKIQRRALRKEDFINYIQYEINLLELIKKRRARIGYSFKKDEIENSILHRVHCLFNRATGKWKEDVQLWLSHVAFCKQWNAKHQLSKVFSSMLAIHPNKPALWIMAAKWEMETQLSSESARHLFLRALRFHPECPKLYQEYFRMELMHAEKQRKEKKEFERAKMDLGEFNYSEEILNGEMARIIYRDAAQKIKGVEFHLAVLSIAKLFDFTEDLQKEILESLQTKYADDPLTWDYMARRELELGSLKSTKHTTKQMKVSEMARREERCCAVFEEAVRAVPTEDMWKCYITFCLERYNRKTNSEELKQKRLERTLSVFNKTHESSLLPEALYKQWLQLLLESNLPEEATELAEAATERFRLSVETWQMRLQVLIQLKSDDVTQCFEEALKHVKSKGSLPLWILWVEWSEGTNSKEDTEALYQRSLHATTPAESVTMKEMYLDWTYRNGGYKKVKRAFTRLCENRPFSLDFFRKMIQIEKEQESCKMLHLREYYERALREFGSTDSDLWLDYIKEELSHPQGKPENCGNIHWRAMKMLQGDLVEDFVSKYTLLQTGHL, translated from the exons ATGGCGGAGCGCATCGAGCAGCGGCTGGAGGACCGCATCCcggagctggagcagctggagcgGGTCGGGCTGTTCACGCGTCGGGAGATCAG GGCCGTCCTGAGGAAAGCCTCGGCTCTGGAGTACAAAATACAGCGGAGAGCGCTTCGGAAGGAGGATTTCATCAACTATATTCAG TATGAAATTAATCTGCTGGAACTGATCAAGAAGAGAAGAGCA CGCATTGGATATTCATTCAAGAAGGATGAAATTGAGAACTCTATTCTGCATAGAGTCCATTGCCTCTTCAACCGTGCTacaggaaaatggaaa GAAGATGTCCAGCTTTGGCTTTCACATGTTGCATTTTGCAAGCAGTGG AATGCAAAACATCAGCTTAGTAAGGTGTTTTCTTCCATGTTGGCCATTCATCCCAATAAACCAG CACTGTGGATTATGGCAGCGAAATGGGAAATGGAGACACAACTCTCATCAGAAAGTGCTAGGCACTTGTTTCTTCGCGCTTTGCGCTTCCATCCAGAGTGCCCAAAACTTTATCAAGAA tatttcagaatgGAGCTGATGCatgctgaaaaacagaggaaggaaaagaaagaatttgaacGAGCAAAGATGGACTTG GGGGAATTCAATTATTCTGAAGAGATTCTTAATGGGGAAATGGCTCGCATAATCTACAGAGATGCTGCTCAGAAAATTAAAG GTGTTGAATTCCATCTGGCTGTACTTTCTATTGCAAAGCTCTTTGATTTTACTGAAgatttgcaaaaagaaattcTTGAAAG TTTGCAGACCAAGTATGCTGATGATCCTCTTACATGGGATTACATGGCCCGTCGTGAGCTGGAGCTGGGGTCCCTGAAGTCcacaaaacacaccacaaaacaGATGAAAGTATCTGAAATGGCCCGGAGAGAGGAACGGTGCTGTGCAGTCTTTGAAGAGGCTGTGAGAGCAGTCCCAACAG AGGACATGTGGAAATGCTACATCACCTTTTGCTTAGAGAGATACAACAGGAAAACCAACAGTGAAGAATTAAAGCAAAAG AGGCTGGAGAGGACACTTAGTGTGTTCAACAAAACCCATGAATCCAGTTTGCTGCCAGAAGCTCTCTATAAACAGTGG CTTCAACTGTTACTGGAGTCCAACCTCCCTGAGGAGGCTACGGAGCTGGCAGAAGCTGCAACTGAGCGCTTCCGCCTGTCAGTGGAAACATGGCAGATGAGGCTGCAGGTGCTGATCCAACTGAAGAGTGATGATGTGACCCAGTGTTTTGAAGAAGCGCTTAAGCACGTCAAATCTAAG GGCAGTTTGCCATTGTGGATCCTCTGGGTGGAATGGAGTGAAGGCACAAACAGCAAGGAAGACACAGAAGCTCTCTACCAG AGATCCTTGCATGCCACAACTCCTGCTGAATCTGTGACTATGAAAGAAATGTATCTTGACTGGACTTACAGAAATGGCGGTTATAAGAAAGTTAAGAGAGCCTTTACCAG gctGTGTGAAAATCGTCCATTTTCACTTGACTTCTTCAGGAAGATGATCCAAATAGAAAAGGAGCAA GAATCCTGCAAAATGCTTCATTTGAGAGAATACTATGAACGTGCCTTGAGAGAGTTTGGTTCAACAGATTCTG atcTCTGGCTGGATTATATCAAAGAGGAGCTAAGTCATCCCCAAGGCAAACCAGAAAACTGTGGGAACATTCACTGGAGAGCTATGAAGATGTTACAGGGAGACCTGGTGGAAGACTTTGTTTCCAAATACACTTTATTGCAAACAGGACATTTATGA